The following are encoded in a window of Hemiscyllium ocellatum isolate sHemOce1 chromosome 35, sHemOce1.pat.X.cur, whole genome shotgun sequence genomic DNA:
- the gpank1 gene encoding G patch domain and ankyrin repeat-containing protein 1, with product MEHINLITFTRAKEKTDTWENGERRESPPVGPGVEALTGDEVKTFYESLIAADGEAGPSSGRKRRVIRPKSRPERADGQSGGRSQPAVSERNGHLLLKCAQDGDLKTLRRLLETAVCDINFRDSYYWTATMCAAYSGQAEVVKYLLNRGAAWIGVCDSTGQDALDLARQAGHAEIITTLEEFHTHREEWQEPREKPQQKKFCQICDVQYEEDSVEQHERSTLHLFNKKGRPVTTHYFIPETNVGFKLMLKEGWDRETGLGPAGKGQKFPVKTVLKRDQRGLGFQSDLKPKVTHFAANDCDAVKRAKTPSRRVQRAATVSRREERRRLAREKTWEKDLRTYMNL from the exons ATGGAGCACATCAACCTCATCACTTTTACCCGAGCCAAAGAGAAAACCGATACCTGGGAAAACGGGGAACGTCGGGAATCTCCACCGGTCGGCCCCGGGGTTGAAGCTTTGACCGGAGATGAGGTGAAAACTTTCTATGAGAGCCTGATTGCGGCGGATGGTGAGGCAGGTCCAAGTTCCGGTCGGAAGCGTCGAGTTATTCGGCCGAAGTCACGGCCAGAAAGGGCCGATGGGCAGAGTGGTGGAAGGAGCCAGCCTGCCGTGTCAGAGAGGAACGGGCACCTCCTCTTAAAGTGTGCTCAGGACGGGGACCTGAAAACCCTTCGCAGGCTGCTGGAGACGGCAGTGTGCGATATCAACTTCCGGGACAGTTACTACTGGACTGCCACCATGTGTGCAGCGTACAGTGGGCAGGCTGAGGTGGTGAAGTACTTACTGAACCGTGGCGCAGCGTGGATCGGAGTCTGCGATTCCACAGGCCAAGATGCGTTGGATCTGGCCAGGCAGGCTGGCCACGCAGAGATCATCACAACGCTTGAAGAATTTCATACTCACCGGGAAGAGTGGCAAGAGCCAAG GGAGAAGCCGCAGCAAAAGAAATTCTGCCAGATTTGTGATGTGCAGTACGAGGAGGACAGCGTTGAACAGCACGAGAGGTCAACATTACACTTGTTCAACAAGAAAGGTAGGCCAGTGACAACTCACTACTTCATCCCAGAAACCAACGTCGgcttcaaactgatgctgaagGAAGGTTGGGATAGGGAGACCGGACTGGGGCCTGCTGGAAAGGGACAGAAGTTTCCGGTAAAGACCGTGCTGAAGCGAGATCAGAGAGGTCTCGGGTTCCAGAGCGATTTGAAACCGAAAGTCACCCACTTTGCCGCCAACGATTGTGACGCAGTGAAGCGAGCGAAGACCCCGAGCAGGCGAGTCCAAAGGGCTGCTACGGTCAGCAGGAGAGAGGAACGCAGGCGACTGGCTAGGGAGAAAACCTGGGAGAAAGATCTGAGAACTTACATGAACCTCTAA